In bacterium, a genomic segment contains:
- a CDS encoding FtsW/RodA/SpoVE family cell cycle protein: MITKRESRGSMRQLDLQLIAANMLLAVFGLLAIYSSGGSYYFLRQLIFVPIAIAAAAGAFFIPRRILYGLAEAFYGLALLMLIAVRIAGTGPGSHRWFVLGPAYIQPSEFAKLATVLLLAKHLSVKRTIQFSFRDLGAPLATALVPSLLVLVEPDLSTALIFAALLAAMLYWQGMRPLHILLLFTPALSFAAGFSLYTWIPFFLVLAVILLVRSGVKNALIGLAVSAGFGLLSPVVLSSLKGYQRDRIMSFLAPWLDPHGISWNAIQSQIAIGSGRLMGKGFLHGSQKRLGFLPNRHTDFVFSSLGEEFGLVGCLVLLGLFFWLLRRMLLAARQSHDSTGSLLCVGFAATIGYQMFVNIGMLLGILPITGITLPFISYGGSSLLLNFLMVGLVLNVVSRPE; this comes from the coding sequence ATGATTACGAAACGCGAGTCGCGCGGCTCGATGCGGCAGCTAGATCTGCAGCTCATCGCCGCGAACATGCTGCTCGCGGTGTTCGGCCTGCTCGCCATCTACTCGTCAGGCGGCTCCTACTACTTCCTGCGGCAGCTCATCTTCGTCCCCATTGCCATCGCCGCGGCAGCCGGAGCGTTCTTCATACCCCGACGCATTCTCTACGGTCTGGCCGAGGCGTTCTACGGCCTTGCACTGCTGATGCTCATCGCCGTCCGAATCGCGGGCACCGGCCCCGGCTCCCACCGCTGGTTCGTGCTCGGCCCGGCCTACATCCAGCCTTCCGAGTTCGCCAAGCTCGCCACCGTCCTGCTGCTGGCGAAGCACCTGAGCGTCAAGCGCACTATCCAGTTCAGCTTCCGCGACCTCGGCGCGCCGCTGGCCACAGCTCTCGTCCCGTCCCTGCTGGTGCTGGTCGAACCCGACCTCTCCACCGCACTCATCTTCGCCGCGCTGCTCGCGGCCATGCTCTACTGGCAAGGCATGAGACCCCTCCACATCCTGCTGCTCTTCACGCCTGCCCTCTCATTCGCGGCCGGGTTCTCGCTCTACACCTGGATACCGTTCTTCCTGGTGCTGGCAGTCATTCTGCTCGTCCGCTCGGGCGTCAAGAACGCGCTCATCGGCCTGGCAGTGAGCGCGGGCTTCGGCCTGCTTTCACCGGTCGTGCTCTCCTCGCTCAAAGGCTACCAGCGCGACCGTATCATGAGCTTCCTCGCGCCGTGGCTCGACCCGCACGGCATCAGTTGGAACGCCATCCAGTCGCAAATCGCCATCGGCTCCGGCCGGCTGATGGGCAAAGGCTTCCTCCACGGCAGCCAGAAACGGCTCGGCTTCCTGCCCAACCGCCATACCGACTTTGTCTTCTCATCACTCGGCGAAGAGTTCGGGCTTGTCGGCTGCCTGGTCCTGCTCGGCCTCTTCTTCTGGCTCCTGCGCCGGATGCTGCTGGCCGCCCGGCAGTCCCATGATTCGACCGGCTCCCTGCTCTGCGTCGGCTTCGCGGCAACCATCGGCTACCAGATGTTCGTCAACATCGGCATGCTGCTCGGGATACTGCCCATCACCGGCATCACCCTGCCGTTTATCAGCTACGGCGGCTCATCCCTGCTGCTCAACTTCCTCATGGTCGGCCTGGTGCTTAATGTCGTATCGAGGCCCGAATGA